From a region of the Bacillus oleivorans genome:
- the greA gene encoding transcription elongation factor GreA: MAQEKVFPMTKAGKEKLEQELEHLKTVKRKEVVERIKIARSFGDLSENSEYDSAKEEQAFVEGRITTLENMIRNAKIIEEDEMNSDMVSLGKSVTFVELPDGEEETYTIVGSAEADPFEGKISNDSPIAKSLLGKKVGDEVAVQTPGGEMNVKIVSIS, from the coding sequence ATGGCACAAGAAAAAGTATTCCCGATGACAAAAGCGGGGAAAGAAAAATTAGAACAAGAACTAGAACATTTAAAAACAGTAAAGAGAAAAGAAGTCGTAGAGAGAATAAAAATTGCCCGCAGCTTCGGTGACCTTTCTGAGAACTCAGAGTATGATTCTGCAAAAGAAGAACAGGCATTTGTAGAAGGCAGAATCACTACTTTAGAAAATATGATTCGCAATGCAAAAATTATTGAAGAAGATGAAATGAATTCAGATATGGTTTCATTAGGTAAATCTGTAACATTTGTTGAACTTCCTGATGGTGAAGAAGAAACATATACGATTGTAGGAAGTGCTGAAGCAGATCCTTTTGAAGGGAAAATCTCAAATGACTCGCCAATAGCCAAAAGCTTACTCGGCAAAAAGGTTGGAGATGAAGTAGCAGTTCAAACTCCAGGCGGAGAAATGAATGTAAAAATAGTATCTATTAGCTAG
- a CDS encoding O-methyltransferase, with the protein MSGSDFSNIKAYIAQFHPEEDPFFQRMEEYAREHSVPIMEKNGLQVMLHYFRILQPKKVLEIGTAIGYSALKMLEACPESHIVTIERDLNRVAEANQFIMEKNQNITILAGDALEISEEAAKHGPYDILFIDAAKGQYQKFFELYSPYVEKGGFIFSDNVLFKGLVASRDQGLNKRIEKMIAKIQSYNEWLHSHPSYDTILLPVGDGLAVSRKKE; encoded by the coding sequence TTGTCTGGCTCAGATTTTTCTAATATAAAAGCGTATATTGCTCAGTTCCACCCAGAAGAGGATCCATTCTTTCAAAGGATGGAAGAATATGCAAGAGAACATTCCGTTCCGATTATGGAAAAAAATGGGTTGCAGGTTATGCTTCATTATTTCCGCATCCTTCAGCCCAAAAAAGTGTTGGAAATTGGCACGGCAATCGGATATTCAGCCTTGAAAATGTTAGAAGCTTGTCCAGAAAGCCATATTGTTACAATTGAGAGAGATCTTAATCGGGTAGCAGAGGCGAACCAATTCATTATGGAAAAAAATCAAAACATTACAATATTGGCGGGGGATGCTCTAGAAATTTCTGAAGAAGCAGCCAAGCACGGACCTTATGATATTTTGTTTATAGATGCTGCCAAAGGGCAGTATCAAAAATTTTTTGAACTATACAGTCCCTATGTTGAAAAAGGTGGCTTTATTTTTTCTGATAATGTATTATTCAAAGGGTTGGTTGCAAGTAGAGATCAAGGATTGAATAAGCGGATTGAAAAAATGATAGCTAAGATTCAATCCTATAATGAATGGCTTCATTCCCATCCTTCCTATGATACTATTTTACTCCCGGTTGGAGATGGACTAGCCGTTTCAAGAAAAAAGGAATAA
- the udk gene encoding uridine kinase translates to MRAKPVVIGVAGGSGSGKTSVTKAIYDRFQGHSILGLEQDSYYRDQSHLPFEERLLTNYDHPLAFDNDLLIDHIEKLINYIPIEKPVYDYSLHTRSNEVIRVAPKDVIILEGILVLEDERLRDLMDIKLFVDTDADLRIIRRILRDIQERGRSIDSVIDQYINVVRPMHNQFIEPTKRYADVIIPEGGQNYVAIDLMVTKIQTILEQKSFL, encoded by the coding sequence ATGAGAGCGAAGCCGGTTGTCATCGGAGTTGCTGGAGGATCTGGGTCAGGCAAAACAAGTGTTACAAAGGCGATCTATGATAGATTCCAGGGTCATTCAATCCTTGGACTTGAGCAAGACTCATATTATAGGGACCAATCTCATTTACCTTTTGAAGAAAGACTTTTAACGAATTATGATCATCCGCTTGCATTTGATAACGATTTGCTGATAGACCATATAGAAAAACTGATTAACTACATTCCAATTGAGAAGCCTGTTTATGATTACAGTCTTCATACACGTTCTAATGAAGTTATAAGAGTGGCGCCAAAAGACGTTATTATATTGGAAGGTATATTAGTTTTAGAAGACGAACGACTTCGAGATCTAATGGATATAAAACTTTTTGTTGATACGGATGCAGATTTACGCATAATCCGTAGAATACTAAGAGATATTCAAGAAAGAGGACGTTCGATTGATTCGGTCATAGATCAGTATATTAATGTCGTCAGACCGATGCATAATCAGTTTATTGAACCGACTAAGCGTTATGCAGATGTCATTATCCCTGAGGGGGGACAAAATTATGTAGCCATTGACTTGATGGTTACAAAAATTCAAACAATTCTTGAACAAAAATCATTTTTATGA